One part of the Chloroflexota bacterium genome encodes these proteins:
- a CDS encoding zinc ribbon domain-containing protein, producing SEKRVQDVADAWDKASARAKETSERALDRVAETAQAFAKNQSGTPVVITGTGGPQVISSSGAQSSQGTPAKNQKTCPNCGQFVDADSKHCEHCGHKFEGV from the coding sequence TCTGAAAAACGTGTTCAGGATGTGGCTGATGCCTGGGATAAAGCCTCCGCTCGCGCCAAGGAGACGAGCGAGCGCGCGTTAGATCGTGTGGCCGAGACCGCCCAGGCCTTTGCAAAAAATCAGAGCGGTACTCCAGTCGTGATTACAGGAACTGGCGGACCGCAAGTCATTTCGAGTAGCGGCGCGCAGTCTTCACAGGGCACCCCGGCCAAAAATCAAAAAACTTGTCCCAATTGTGGTCAGTTTGTGGATGCCGACTCGAAGCACTGTGAGCATTGCGGGCATAAATTTGAAGGTGTGTAG